Genomic window (Capricornis sumatraensis isolate serow.1 chromosome 16, serow.2, whole genome shotgun sequence):
CTGCTTGGTTTTAACACTGTAGATGATGGGGTTGAGCACAGGAGGCACCAGAAGATAGACATTGGCCAGGAACAGACGGACAGCAGGGGCAGCCTGCTTCACAAAGCGGTGCACCAGGGCCACACTGATCATGGGCACGTAGTACACGAGGACCGCACAGATATGTGAGACACACGTGCCAAGGGCCTTCCGTCGTCCCTCCCCTGAGGAAATGCACAGCACTGTGTGCAGCATCAGCATATAAGAGATGACAATGAGCAATGAGTCCAGTCCAAAGGTAGAAGTCACAATGCAGAGCCCCAGAAAGCTGTTGGGGCGAGTGTTCCCACAAGGCAGCTGGATTAGGTCTGAGTGAAGACAATAGGAGTGGGAGAGGACATTGTGGCCACAGAAGGGCAGATGTTTCAGGAGCAAAGGCAATGGAAACATGAGCATCACACTCTTTAGTCCGAGAACAGCAGCAGAACCAGCAATACGGGGCAGGGTGAGGATGGCGGTGTACCGAAGAGGGTTGTAGATGGCCACAAAGCGGTCCACAGACATGGCCAGCAGAACTCCTGACTCCATGATGGAAAATGAATGTATGGAGAACATTTGGAAAAGGCAGGCTTCAAAGCAGATCTCATTGGCACAAAAAAGGAAGATGCCCAGCACAGTGGGCAGGGTAGAAGCAGAGACACCAAGCTCTGCGAAGGCTAGCATAGCTAGGTATAGATACATTGGCTGGTGGAGAGAGGTATTTTTCTTGATCACTGTCAGAATCAGACTATTGCCCACAAGAGCCACAAGATACATGGTACAGAATGGAAAGACAAACCAAGGGTATAGGGTCTCCAGGCCAGGGAGACCAGTCAGCAGAAAATATTTTGGGGTGAATTGACTACTGTTGAACATTTTCCTATGTCTGGAGTCTGGGGAGCTTGACCTAGGAAGATGCCAAGGATGTAGCCTGGGGTGAGACACAGAAAGGTTATTAAAGGCTGAGAAGGATCGGAGAATTACCTTCCTAGTACTATCTGCAAACCTATGCCACTTCTCCTATCATGACCAGCTCCATTTGGTCTTCCATACTAAATAAAAATGTGGAGTCATCTTTGCAAGTAGATATAACTCCAGAATAAGGAAATCTGgtagaatattttataattcaaaattaaaattaacccCTTAgtgatgtcactgtgaatatttggTAGGAATTGGATGTTTCTCATGTCTCTATGAAGAGATGATATTGTATAGTTTAAAGAAGGTACCAATAGAAAGAAACTTACATAAAGAAAGCTGTAATCTATCAGATATTCTATAGATCCTGGTTAGAGTATGTTGGATTTTAAGTGACTGATGGGAATAGGAGTTAAGAATAAAATTACTTTGGCATTAATATAGAATCTATACTAGAGATTCTAAATGTCCATGCCTGCTCTTCCAAGTAGCATCAGAAACTGCCCTCCATTGGAGAATTATCTACCTTTACCCGACTCAACATCCTTGAAAGGGGCTCAAATCTCTATGTTCATTTCACAAGCTCTCAGGGGTCCTCAATCTCCAGGACCTAATGTCTAATCATCTGAGGTGAAGCTAATgtcataataatagaaataaagcataCAATAAGGGTAGTgttcttgaatcatccccaaatcatccccaccccagtctgtggaaaaatagtCTTCTACAAAACTtgtccctggtaccaaaaaggtCGGAAACTCCTGTGATTACTCTGCTTCTTATACATCATCGGGAGAGCATAGAAAAATGACAGTGTTATAAAAGTTGATAGAAAGACTTTTTCACCCCTTAGAATTCTTATTAGTGGGGAAAATATTCTATTCATTGGAAAATTCTTCTCCTGTTGTCAGTCTACACATTGGCGCATGGTTAATCGATGTTTGCTGTGTATACGAgttcagcaaacaaaagtccaggaatATGTTCCCTTTATAccatgtttcttttccttttttgatacaatatttgcttttatttggaaATACAAGAGCTAGATGTCTTCTAATACACCATGTTTCTGAAACAGGAATAATGACAAACATTTTTATCCATAATGGCCCAACTTAATAGTGTGCTGTCTTCTGAAACCCTTCCTGGGAAGGCTATCTGTATCTGTTTAAGTTATCCAAGAGAAAGATATCTGTTCAGGACAGAGGAAAACAACCTCTGCCTAACAAGGAGACATATCTATGAGGAAACAAACATCAACACCTCAGGATAGAAGGTCAATCAATATCTCTGtgttagaaaaaaatatgagagGAATAAAATGTCTCTCTTCTCAGGTCAAGAAAACAGATCTGATTCCCCACAGGAAACAAAAAACTGCATGATACAAGGGAAAATGTACTGGGAATAAAGAAGCTGCAGGTGTTGAAAGGTGAGCTACAGTTGAATTTGCAAATATGATTTTAAACCTTTGATTTCTATTAATAGTTTCTAGCAGGCTATTC
Coding sequences:
- the LOC138093168 gene encoding olfactory receptor 51I1-like translates to MFNSSQFTPKYFLLTGLPGLETLYPWFVFPFCTMYLVALVGNSLILTVIKKNTSLHQPMYLYLAMLAFAELGVSASTLPTVLGIFLFCANEICFEACLFQMFSIHSFSIMESGVLLAMSVDRFVAIYNPLRYTAILTLPRIAGSAAVLGLKSVMLMFPLPLLLKHLPFCGHNVLSHSYCLHSDLIQLPCGNTRPNSFLGLCIVTSTFGLDSLLIVISYMLMLHTVLCISSGEGRRKALGTCVSHICAVLVYYVPMISVALVHRFVKQAAPAVRLFLANVYLLVPPVLNPIIYSVKTKQIRQGLIRLFLQRK